The Puntigrus tetrazona isolate hp1 chromosome 3, ASM1883169v1, whole genome shotgun sequence genome contains a region encoding:
- the smim22 gene encoding small integral membrane protein 22: MDKSIQQDFENQFNDVVSRLQSKQMFQSDWDIASFAVFFIFIGMVLLLVILVLIRCCCCCCCDEKPRRQKVGADNMAMEP; the protein is encoded by the exons ATGGACAAGAGCATTCAGCAGGATTTTGAGAACCAGTTCAACGATGTGGTTTCGAGGCTACAGTCGAAGCAGATGTTTCAGTCGGACTGGGACATTGCCTCGTTTGCCGTTTTCTTTATCTTCATAG GCATGGTGCTGTTGCTGGTCATCTTGGTTCTGatccgctgctgctgctgctgctgctgcgatGAGAAG CCAAGAAGACAGAAGGTGGGAGCCGATAATATGGCAATGGAGCCATGA
- the rogdi gene encoding protein rogdi homolog: protein MLGAERSTLSELAKMTAASQAERTVLEEEFNWLLKEEVHAVLKQLQDILKEASRRFSMPSPGLEGQLKQENFILGSSTMDQVKGVLTLQGEALTQADINIKVAKSSQVMHFAFRDDKQWKLQQIQDARNHVNQALQLLSSRDDSYTFKTGAEVNKLMDAVMLQLTRARNRLTTPASMTLPELAASGLMKMFTPPMPGDVMVNFYINLSKLCLTVYQLHVLQPNTTKNFRSAGSSVLHNPGAMFEYNNTKFEVSHVHKVECVVPWLNDTLVFFTISLQLCQQLKDKISVFSSFWNYRPF from the exons ATGCTCGGAGCAGAGCGATCTACTCTCTCTGAACTAGCGAAGATGACGGCCGCGAGTCAAGCAGAGAGGACTGTGCTG GAAGAGGAGTTTAATTGGCTGCTGAAAGAAGAGGTCCATGCGGTGTTAAAACAGCTGcaagacattttaaag GAGGCGTCAAGACGTTTTTCGATGCCGTCACCAGGTCTGGAAGGACAACTGAAACAAGAGAACTTCATTCTGGGCAGTTCAAC GATGGACCAGGTGAAAGGGGTTTTGACACTACAAGGAGAAGCTCTAACTCAGGCT gatattaatattaaagtggCTAAAAGCAGTCAAGTCATGCATTTTGCATTCCGTGATGATAAACAGTGGAAACTGCAGCAG ATTCAAGATGCCCGAAACCATGTGAATCAGGCCCTGCAGTTACTAAGCAGCCGTGACGACAGTTACACCTTCAAAACGGGTGCTGAGGTCAACAAG CTCATGGATGCAGTAATGCTTCAGCTGACCCGAGCCAGAAACAGACTGACGACCCCAGCCAGCATGACGCTTCCTGAGCTCGCGGCCAGTGGCCTAATG AAAATGTTCACGCCTCCCATGCCCGGTGACGTGATGGTGAATTTCTATATCAATCTCAGTAAACTGTGTTTGACAGTGTATCAACTACATGTACTGCAGCCTAACACTACTAAG AACTTCAGATCAGCAGGAAGTTCAGTGCTTCATAATCCAGGAGCAATGTT CGAATACAACAACACCAAGTTCGAGGTGAGCCACGTTCATAAGGTGGAGTGTGTCGTGCCGTGGCTAAACGACACTCTGGTGTTTTTCACCATTTCCCTGCAACTCTGTCAGCAGCTCAAAGATAAG ATTTCTGTCTTCTCCAGTTTCTGGAACTACAGACCATTTTAA